From the genome of Pararhizobium sp. A13, one region includes:
- a CDS encoding DUF6074 family protein — translation MSAALMDVRFSDSEERIVPFPLAGQVSLVRRCASELENIHGEAALQYWKTECRALAARLKTLGCAEDAISQQVMAFQTEVQVEMMRRYSDRLAAEAQDGYRLNP, via the coding sequence ATGAGTGCTGCGTTGATGGATGTGCGTTTTTCGGATTCGGAAGAACGAATCGTGCCGTTTCCCCTGGCAGGACAGGTAAGCCTCGTCCGGCGCTGTGCGTCGGAACTCGAAAACATTCATGGCGAAGCCGCCCTGCAGTACTGGAAAACGGAGTGCCGTGCCCTGGCGGCAAGGCTGAAGACGCTTGGTTGCGCAGAGGATGCGATCTCGCAGCAGGTCATGGCGTTCCAGACGGAAGTCCAGGTGGAAATGATGCGACGCTATTCGGATCGCCTCGCGGCCGAAGCGCAGGACGGTTACCGCCTCAATCCGTGA
- a CDS encoding adenylate/guanylate cyclase domain-containing protein: MERHLAAILIADVVGYSRLSEIDEEGTRFRFQRDMKEIFEPQIAEHSGRLVKTMGDGLLVEFHSVVDALRCAVDAQQQKAKQNAALPPGERLEFRIGVNLGDIIVEGEDIHGDSVNIADRIQTLAKPGGIAISGAAYDQVKSKLSVGYVSLGEQKVKSIGEPVRAYHVVLDPAAAGSTAGARKSPRRWRVAAAIAAVIVPLLTGAALWWQPWVLIQAPSPINRFAYPLPDKPSVAVLPFINVSGDKEHDHLAEGLTDDLITELSKVSGLFVIARHSVFAIANTPAKVQDVAAELGVHYVLEGSLQRAGSRLRINVKLIDAVTGLSLWAERYDRQYADLFAVQDDVISKIISALAVKLSQGERDQLARIPTNNLEAYDYYLRAEQEGVTYSDVETYRRTLSFYQKAIDLDPAFANAHAGIARVAVDVWRNDYTFLWSAAVARKIAYDAAGQALKLDPNNARAHTVLALLQLVDGRDAEAMDSANRAVAAQPNDAEAFGNLALILAHTGHHDQAIAEMEKALRLDPSPPPSFQLLAGIVFYTARGNDRSIPLMEAAKAALPDAEPVHEYLAAAYTVRGDRVRGAEEAARLLQLFPDTNLTYYSYLYDYWREDDLQYHLTGLRAAGIPEWPFGFEGKEADRVAGAALRNLVDDKTWIGKHRNGTDFIQHFDKSGNTAYRSANTSITGVVEIKDDRLCETFGGSFLDRMVCGYVYRNTTQKNPAAQYIHVTPQALKFFSLAPA, encoded by the coding sequence ATGGAGCGCCACCTCGCTGCAATCCTCATCGCCGATGTCGTTGGTTATAGCCGCTTGAGCGAGATCGACGAGGAAGGAACGCGCTTCCGTTTTCAACGCGACATGAAGGAGATCTTCGAGCCGCAGATCGCGGAGCACAGCGGCCGTCTGGTCAAAACCATGGGCGACGGCCTGCTGGTCGAGTTCCACAGTGTCGTTGACGCCTTGCGTTGTGCCGTGGACGCGCAGCAGCAGAAGGCGAAACAGAACGCTGCCCTTCCACCCGGTGAGCGGCTCGAATTTCGGATCGGCGTCAATCTTGGGGACATCATCGTCGAGGGTGAGGACATCCATGGCGACAGCGTCAACATCGCGGACCGGATACAGACGCTCGCCAAGCCTGGAGGCATCGCCATTTCCGGTGCGGCCTATGACCAGGTGAAATCGAAGCTCTCGGTCGGCTACGTGTCGCTCGGCGAACAGAAGGTCAAGAGTATCGGCGAACCGGTTCGCGCATACCATGTCGTGCTTGATCCGGCCGCGGCAGGAAGCACGGCTGGCGCCCGGAAAAGCCCGCGCCGCTGGCGCGTTGCGGCCGCGATTGCGGCAGTCATTGTCCCTTTGTTGACGGGTGCGGCCCTGTGGTGGCAGCCATGGGTGCTGATCCAGGCACCGTCACCGATCAATCGGTTCGCCTATCCGCTGCCCGATAAGCCGTCGGTTGCGGTGCTGCCCTTCATCAATGTCAGCGGCGACAAGGAACACGACCATCTGGCCGAAGGCTTGACGGATGATCTCATCACCGAATTGTCGAAGGTTTCCGGCCTGTTCGTGATCGCACGCCATTCGGTTTTCGCGATCGCGAATACGCCCGCCAAAGTTCAGGACGTCGCAGCGGAACTCGGCGTGCACTATGTGCTGGAAGGCAGTTTGCAACGCGCAGGGTCAAGACTGCGGATCAACGTCAAGCTGATTGACGCGGTGACCGGCCTTTCCCTCTGGGCCGAGCGCTATGACCGCCAATATGCCGACCTCTTCGCGGTGCAGGACGACGTCATATCCAAGATCATCTCGGCTTTGGCCGTCAAGCTGAGCCAAGGAGAGCGAGACCAGTTGGCGCGGATCCCGACCAACAATCTGGAAGCCTACGACTACTATCTGAGAGCGGAGCAGGAGGGCGTCACCTACAGCGATGTCGAGACCTATCGCCGGACGCTATCCTTCTACCAGAAGGCGATCGATCTCGATCCCGCCTTTGCCAATGCGCATGCCGGGATCGCCCGCGTGGCCGTCGATGTTTGGCGCAACGACTATACCTTTCTCTGGTCGGCGGCGGTGGCCCGCAAGATAGCCTATGATGCTGCGGGGCAAGCTCTGAAGCTCGACCCCAACAACGCGCGGGCACACACCGTCCTTGCCCTGTTGCAACTGGTCGACGGCCGCGACGCGGAGGCGATGGATTCGGCAAACAGGGCCGTTGCCGCCCAGCCAAACGATGCGGAAGCATTCGGGAACCTGGCACTGATACTGGCGCATACCGGCCATCATGACCAGGCGATTGCCGAGATGGAGAAAGCCTTGCGGCTTGATCCGTCACCTCCGCCGAGTTTTCAGTTGCTGGCCGGCATCGTTTTCTATACGGCGCGCGGAAACGACAGAAGCATTCCGCTGATGGAGGCCGCGAAGGCCGCCCTGCCGGACGCCGAACCGGTGCACGAATATCTGGCCGCAGCTTATACGGTGCGTGGCGACCGGGTGCGCGGGGCCGAGGAGGCGGCAAGGCTCCTGCAGTTGTTTCCAGATACCAATCTTACCTACTACAGCTATCTCTATGACTACTGGCGCGAGGATGACCTCCAATATCATCTGACCGGCCTGCGGGCAGCCGGCATTCCCGAATGGCCGTTCGGCTTTGAAGGGAAAGAGGCTGATCGGGTCGCAGGGGCCGCGTTGCGCAATCTCGTCGACGATAAAACATGGATCGGCAAGCACAGGAACGGCACCGATTTCATCCAACATTTCGACAAGAGCGGAAACACCGCCTATCGCAGCGCCAACACGAGCATCACGGGGGTGGTGGAAATAAAGGACGACCGCCTCTGCGAAACCTTCGGCGGCTCGTTCCTCGATCGCATGGTCTGCGGCTATGTTTACCGCAACACGACCCAGAAAAATCCTGCGGCGCAATACATTCACGTCACGCCGCAGGCACTGAAATTCTTTTCGCTCGCCCCTGCATAG
- the pncB gene encoding nicotinate phosphoribosyltransferase produces MTKTDIARRVYDNAWKLDPVVRSLLDTDFYKLLMLQMIWRLYPEVDATFSLINRTKTVLLTDEIDEQELREQLDYVRGLRFTKKEMIWLAGNTFYGRKQIFAPDFLAWLADFQLPDYELSRRHGQYELTFPGKWTHTTMWEIPALAIINELRSRTAMKDMGPFALDVLYARAKAKMWSKVERLRAYPDLRISDFGTRRRHSFLWQRWCVEALKEGIGKSFSGTSNVLLAMDTDLEALGTNAHELPMVAAALARNDQELGEASYKVLQDWNQLYGGNLLIVLPDSFGTAAFLRNAPDWVADWTGFRPDSAPPVEGGEKIIAWWQKMGRDPREKLLIFSDGLDVETILQTYRHFRGRVRMSFGWGTNLTNDFAGCAPVEVSGLNPISIVCKVSDANGRPAVKLSDNPRKATGEPSEVERYLKFFGTEDFAEQAVKV; encoded by the coding sequence ATGACCAAGACGGATATCGCCCGCCGTGTCTACGACAATGCCTGGAAGCTCGATCCAGTGGTGCGCAGCCTGCTCGATACGGACTTTTATAAGCTCTTGATGCTGCAGATGATCTGGCGGCTTTATCCCGAGGTCGACGCGACCTTCTCGCTGATCAACCGTACCAAGACCGTGCTTTTGACCGACGAGATCGACGAGCAGGAACTGCGCGAGCAGCTCGATTACGTTCGCGGCCTGCGTTTCACCAAGAAGGAAATGATCTGGCTCGCCGGCAACACCTTCTATGGCCGCAAGCAGATCTTCGCCCCCGATTTCCTCGCCTGGCTCGCCGATTTCCAGTTGCCGGATTACGAGCTGTCGCGCCGTCACGGTCAATATGAGCTGACCTTCCCCGGCAAGTGGACGCATACGACCATGTGGGAAATCCCGGCGCTGGCGATCATCAACGAATTGCGCTCGCGTACAGCCATGAAGGACATGGGTCCTTTTGCACTCGACGTTCTTTATGCTCGCGCCAAGGCCAAGATGTGGTCGAAGGTGGAACGGCTCCGGGCCTATCCCGACCTGCGTATCTCCGATTTCGGTACACGCCGCCGCCACAGCTTTCTCTGGCAGCGCTGGTGCGTCGAGGCGCTGAAGGAAGGCATCGGCAAATCCTTTTCCGGCACCAGCAACGTGCTTCTCGCCATGGATACCGATCTGGAAGCGCTCGGCACCAATGCGCACGAATTGCCGATGGTCGCTGCCGCCTTGGCCCGCAACGATCAGGAACTCGGCGAGGCGTCCTACAAGGTGCTGCAGGACTGGAACCAGCTTTATGGCGGCAACCTCTTGATCGTTCTGCCGGATTCCTTTGGCACGGCCGCCTTCCTGCGCAATGCGCCTGACTGGGTGGCGGATTGGACGGGTTTCCGCCCCGACAGCGCGCCGCCGGTCGAAGGCGGCGAGAAGATCATCGCCTGGTGGCAGAAGATGGGCCGCGATCCGAGGGAAAAACTGCTGATCTTCTCGGATGGCCTCGATGTGGAGACGATTCTCCAGACCTACCGCCATTTCCGGGGCAGGGTGCGGATGAGCTTCGGCTGGGGCACGAACCTCACCAACGATTTCGCCGGCTGCGCGCCGGTGGAGGTCAGCGGGCTCAATCCCATTTCCATTGTCTGCAAGGTCAGCGACGCCAATGGCCGTCCCGCCGTCAAGCTCTCCGACAATCCCCGAAAGGCGACCGGCGAGCCATCGGAAGTCGAGCGTTACCTGAAATTCTTCGGAACGGAGGATTTTGCCGAGCAGGCGGTAAAGGTCTGA
- a CDS encoding N-formylglutamate amidohydrolase, whose translation MPSFQHVIADPDPLGWWSAHRGASPVIGTAIHNGHHLRSDLEDLMTLNSDERLREEDPFTEFFIRDLPNRIVFHRSRFEVDLNRARDNAIYFRPEQAWGLEVWRDQLPDTAIATSLHVHDAYYAMLEAYLGGIEQQYGAFVLLDIHSYNHRRNGAEAPELAFDKAPQINIGTSSMDREHWAPVLDPFMDQLRDFEFRGEPMDVRENIAFQGKGEQTRFVHERFPKTGCAIAIEFKKFFMDEWTGEPDIEALQALRRMIRLSVPVLEQSLRGLS comes from the coding sequence ATGCCCTCTTTCCAGCATGTCATCGCAGATCCCGATCCGCTGGGCTGGTGGTCGGCGCATCGCGGCGCCTCGCCGGTCATCGGCACGGCCATTCACAATGGACATCATCTCCGCAGCGATCTCGAAGACCTGATGACGCTCAACAGCGACGAGCGGTTGCGCGAAGAGGATCCGTTCACGGAATTCTTCATCCGCGACCTGCCCAACCGCATTGTCTTCCACCGCTCCCGTTTCGAAGTCGATTTGAACCGCGCCCGTGATAACGCGATCTATTTCCGACCCGAGCAGGCCTGGGGGCTGGAAGTCTGGAGGGACCAGTTGCCCGATACGGCCATCGCGACCTCGCTGCATGTTCACGACGCCTATTACGCTATGCTGGAGGCCTATCTGGGCGGTATCGAACAGCAATACGGCGCCTTCGTCCTCCTCGACATTCACAGCTACAATCATCGCCGCAACGGCGCCGAGGCACCCGAACTGGCTTTCGACAAGGCGCCGCAGATCAATATCGGCACCTCCTCGATGGACCGTGAGCACTGGGCCCCGGTGCTCGACCCCTTCATGGACCAATTGCGCGATTTCGAGTTCCGCGGCGAGCCGATGGACGTGCGGGAAAACATCGCCTTCCAGGGCAAGGGCGAGCAGACGCGCTTCGTCCATGAGCGCTTTCCGAAGACCGGCTGTGCCATTGCCATCGAGTTCAAGAAGTTCTTCATGGATGAATGGACCGGCGAGCCGGATATCGAAGCGCTGCAGGCGCTGCGACGGATGATCCGTCTTTCGGTGCCTGTTCTCGAACAATCCTTGCGGGGGCTATCATGA
- a CDS encoding HAMP domain-containing methyl-accepting chemotaxis protein, giving the protein MSRPSIRTSLVAIFSAIALIMAGFAWISLDSLSRIQETTHRITAESLPSMLAAKDIKAKMLEMKIGYLAHITAASPQATRAAEEAIKKSQDDIRAVTTSYAALAGSDKEREILKRTTDGVETYIKAGEGMLNLSRMGMYDGAAKALADMNTISDPALQAIDELVALNFEDVGKAVQLTADTHKSATTFVYAIIGAVTLLIAISTFFALRGIARPIGIITRSMINLAEGDTDKVIPYADRADEIGSMAGAVEVFRQAAISNRRLELEAEESRRQAEADRERLTAEAEEAAQGRLLQATSGLAAGLKRLAAGDLSFQLNEPFAPDFEALRHDLNAAVSQLQETLSSVAHAADLIDNGSREVNHSANDLSRRTEQQAASLEETAAALDEITANVTSSSRRTEEARSIVAKANASASQSGLVVTNAVNAMGRIEQSSNQISNIIGVIDEIAFQTNLLALNAGVEAARAGDAGRGFAVVAQEVRELAQRSAKAAKEIKELIRNSTAEVENGVKLVSETGDVLKTIEAYVVTINQHMDAIATSAREQSTGLAEVNTAVNQMDQVTQQNAAMVEKTNAAGATLANESDNLRALISRFTLEAIDRGNAYSRRAA; this is encoded by the coding sequence ATGTCCCGCCCCTCTATCAGAACGTCACTTGTTGCCATCTTCTCGGCAATTGCCCTCATCATGGCGGGCTTTGCCTGGATTTCCCTTGATTCCCTGTCACGCATCCAGGAAACGACGCATCGCATCACCGCGGAATCGCTGCCGAGCATGCTGGCGGCAAAAGACATCAAGGCGAAGATGCTGGAAATGAAGATCGGCTATCTCGCGCATATTACGGCCGCATCCCCACAAGCGACGAGGGCTGCGGAAGAGGCGATCAAGAAATCGCAGGACGATATCAGGGCGGTAACGACAAGTTATGCGGCTCTTGCCGGTTCGGACAAGGAACGGGAAATCCTGAAGCGGACGACCGACGGTGTCGAAACCTATATCAAGGCCGGCGAGGGCATGTTGAACCTGTCCAGGATGGGCATGTATGACGGCGCCGCCAAGGCGCTGGCTGACATGAACACGATCTCCGACCCCGCTCTCCAGGCGATCGACGAACTGGTCGCATTGAATTTCGAGGATGTCGGCAAGGCCGTTCAGTTGACGGCCGATACCCATAAATCTGCAACAACCTTCGTCTACGCGATCATCGGCGCAGTCACCCTGCTGATCGCGATATCGACCTTCTTTGCCCTGCGCGGTATCGCGCGGCCGATCGGCATCATTACCCGGTCGATGATCAATCTGGCGGAAGGCGATACCGACAAGGTCATTCCTTATGCTGACCGCGCCGATGAGATCGGTTCCATGGCCGGTGCCGTCGAGGTGTTTCGCCAGGCTGCGATTTCCAACAGGCGCCTTGAACTCGAGGCTGAGGAAAGTCGGCGGCAGGCCGAGGCTGACCGTGAACGCCTGACGGCTGAAGCCGAAGAAGCCGCGCAAGGCCGCCTGCTGCAGGCGACGTCCGGACTTGCCGCCGGCCTGAAGCGGCTTGCCGCCGGCGATCTGTCGTTCCAGCTGAACGAACCGTTTGCGCCGGATTTCGAGGCCTTGCGCCACGACCTGAATGCCGCCGTCAGCCAGTTGCAGGAGACATTGTCCTCGGTCGCGCACGCTGCCGACCTGATCGACAACGGATCGCGCGAAGTCAACCACAGCGCCAACGACCTGTCGCGCCGCACCGAGCAGCAGGCTGCTTCGCTGGAAGAGACCGCCGCAGCGCTTGATGAGATCACCGCGAATGTCACCAGTTCGTCTCGGCGAACCGAGGAGGCACGCAGCATCGTGGCCAAGGCAAATGCCAGCGCATCGCAGTCGGGCCTGGTCGTGACCAATGCCGTCAACGCAATGGGCCGTATCGAGCAGTCGTCGAACCAGATTTCCAACATCATCGGCGTCATTGATGAAATCGCCTTCCAGACGAACCTACTGGCGCTGAATGCCGGTGTCGAGGCGGCGCGGGCAGGGGATGCCGGTCGAGGCTTTGCCGTCGTTGCGCAGGAAGTGCGCGAACTGGCGCAAAGGTCTGCCAAGGCCGCCAAGGAGATCAAGGAACTGATCCGCAATTCGACGGCCGAGGTTGAAAACGGCGTCAAGCTGGTCAGCGAAACCGGCGATGTGCTGAAGACCATCGAAGCCTATGTCGTGACCATCAACCAGCATATGGATGCCATCGCCACCTCGGCCCGCGAGCAGTCGACGGGTCTTGCCGAGGTCAACACCGCCGTCAACCAGATGGACCAGGTCACCCAGCAAAATGCGGCGATGGTCGAGAAGACCAATGCGGCGGGCGCGACCTTGGCCAATGAGAGCGACAATCTGCGCGCACTGATTTCACGCTTCACGCTGGAGGCGATCGATCGCGGCAATGCCTACAGCCGCCGCGCGGCATAA
- a CDS encoding ankyrin repeat domain-containing protein encodes MNFLYISTLGIMLWAAAAAAGPLHDASKNGDVEGTKRLLDQGVDVAEPDSAGEPPLLLASLAGHADVVAVLLDRGVDIEVRNKGGLTALHAAAYSGNIDVVKLLVAKGAAVNDNKNFYKMTPLHAAAEEGHADVVAFLLASKADIEAKERNGYTPLTQAGWREHWDAADLLLKAGAVCQDAALVGPWLYTECTKRK; translated from the coding sequence ATGAATTTTCTTTACATATCTACCCTTGGGATCATGTTATGGGCGGCTGCGGCGGCGGCCGGTCCTTTGCACGATGCGTCGAAAAATGGGGATGTCGAAGGCACGAAACGCTTGTTGGACCAAGGCGTTGACGTGGCCGAACCTGACAGCGCCGGTGAGCCGCCCCTGCTCCTTGCCTCGCTCGCTGGACACGCCGATGTCGTTGCGGTGTTGCTGGACCGGGGCGTCGATATCGAAGTCCGCAACAAAGGCGGGCTGACCGCCTTGCATGCGGCGGCCTATAGCGGAAATATCGATGTCGTGAAGCTGCTTGTCGCCAAGGGAGCGGCAGTGAACGACAACAAGAATTTCTACAAGATGACACCGCTCCATGCGGCGGCTGAAGAGGGCCACGCGGATGTGGTCGCCTTTCTGCTGGCCAGCAAGGCGGACATCGAAGCAAAGGAAAGAAACGGCTACACGCCTTTGACCCAGGCGGGGTGGCGCGAGCATTGGGATGCAGCGGACCTGTTGTTGAAGGCAGGCGCCGTGTGCCAGGACGCTGCGCTCGTCGGGCCCTGGCTCTATACCGAATGCACGAAGCGAAAATGA
- a CDS encoding TetR/AcrR family transcriptional regulator → MSRSLVNKNSKSVSIPKPADVRLEEGGCVQARLAPRDRIVSTACELFRQHGIRGIGVDAIAEAAETNKMTLYRHFGSKDDLICETLKFKSEKASAFWDELEANHPNDPIARLHGWVKARAQCLADDQYGCDLANAAVELKEQGHPAHVVIENFKQAQRRRLEKLCRDAGVAEPELLSDTLSMLMEGAQVSKLATGSEGPSMRFMRACEAAIASFRQPAARPEAPVHSQGWNSPL, encoded by the coding sequence ATGTCAAGAAGCCTCGTCAATAAAAATTCGAAATCCGTATCGATCCCGAAACCGGCAGATGTAAGGCTGGAGGAAGGTGGTTGTGTGCAGGCCCGCCTGGCGCCGCGAGATCGTATCGTTTCAACGGCTTGCGAGCTGTTTCGGCAACACGGCATCCGCGGCATCGGCGTCGACGCCATCGCCGAGGCGGCCGAGACCAACAAGATGACGCTCTACCGTCATTTCGGCTCCAAGGACGACCTGATCTGCGAAACGCTCAAGTTCAAGTCCGAAAAGGCATCGGCTTTCTGGGACGAGCTTGAAGCCAATCATCCCAATGATCCGATCGCCCGGCTGCATGGCTGGGTCAAGGCCAGGGCACAATGTCTTGCCGACGATCAGTATGGTTGCGATCTCGCCAATGCCGCAGTCGAGCTCAAGGAACAGGGCCATCCGGCTCATGTGGTGATCGAAAACTTCAAACAGGCGCAGCGCCGCCGCCTTGAAAAACTGTGTCGTGACGCCGGTGTGGCCGAACCGGAACTGTTGTCGGATACACTCTCGATGCTGATGGAAGGCGCTCAGGTGAGCAAGCTCGCCACCGGCAGCGAAGGCCCGTCGATGCGGTTCATGCGTGCCTGCGAGGCGGCGATCGCTTCGTTTCGCCAGCCGGCTGCAAGACCCGAAGCTCCCGTCCATAGCCAAGGCTGGAATTCCCCGCTGTAG
- a CDS encoding YHS domain-containing (seleno)protein has protein sequence MSDHKRKRWHRITGALGFTAILLLFAQPSGAEDFVNTGYFGDVAIKGYDPVAYFTQNEAVEGSAKYSHRWLGATWHFASAENRDLFIKEPAKYAPQYGGYCADGVSLGTVTTNIDPKAWRIIEGKLYINYDPGAADGFAKNPTKVVNSQKHWAEVQHTLVSEKLQPDWRHTAK, from the coding sequence ATGTCTGATCACAAACGAAAACGCTGGCATAGGATCACCGGTGCTCTCGGGTTTACTGCGATCCTGTTGCTGTTTGCCCAGCCTTCTGGGGCCGAAGATTTCGTCAATACCGGCTACTTCGGCGATGTCGCCATCAAGGGTTACGACCCGGTCGCCTATTTCACCCAGAACGAGGCTGTGGAGGGATCCGCGAAGTATAGCCATCGCTGGCTGGGCGCCACCTGGCATTTTGCGAGCGCCGAAAATCGCGATCTTTTCATCAAGGAGCCGGCCAAATATGCGCCGCAGTACGGCGGCTATTGCGCTGACGGGGTGTCGCTCGGAACCGTCACGACCAACATCGATCCGAAGGCCTGGCGGATCATAGAGGGCAAACTCTACATCAATTATGATCCGGGAGCCGCCGACGGGTTTGCGAAGAATCCGACCAAGGTCGTCAATTCGCAGAAGCATTGGGCCGAGGTCCAGCACACCCTTGTTTCTGAAAAACTGCAGCCGGATTGGCGGCATACCGCCAAGTGA
- a CDS encoding flavohemoglobin expression-modulating QEGLA motif protein: MTRTRRKNRDRPAAYPEWLEEILGCLRTDKAVRKDFEHGGRLHIDRPLPFLSIFLTRGREGLAARDVAAANASYLIANNLDEALPIIAAVGGVLKQRFGAFLLLDVDELDHDTLLTDDAPYLPPFEIRIAATGEPAAEEAETALADGVDIRQVKFRTPHVERFALETDFQAAKLAQQTGFSLVAVRFAPIYKQPESGTIYPDLRERLVANIFDAGLKAFAAFVSATQCLKITTHRALGRKAFVDAVSRADRSIDEVAASFDFLLAVTPINADAAWQEFKASNFKRAPRFLYRPLSVQVEVEKRKLFSVAFDRFEDPVLYHLYREKQQELDLQLSLISARETSRFVEYSRALYGPVETSLYRNAAEILAQTENVAHDGDDGETDTEIAGCHDVKIAARAMIASYQRQYEGFTAEIELRDDLPPGLLVSDDRLLISRATRVPRSRVHALLSHEIGVHLLTYFNGSAQGLRLFRSGLAGYEGMQEGLAVFSEYMAGGMTVARLRLVAARVVACSAMLEGRPFAETYNMLVGEHGFGPAAAFNLTLRLYRGGGLAKDAIYLRGLLELLSHLKSGGALDPFWMGKISASHFRVMQELSLRGLLKAPVIRPAFLVDPHAQARLDKARAGMTPLDMVTS, from the coding sequence ATGACCCGGACGCGCCGCAAGAACCGCGACAGGCCCGCCGCCTATCCCGAATGGCTGGAGGAAATCCTCGGCTGCCTCCGGACGGACAAGGCGGTGCGCAAGGATTTTGAGCACGGCGGCCGGCTGCATATCGACCGGCCACTGCCGTTCCTGTCGATTTTCCTGACCAGGGGACGGGAAGGCCTTGCGGCGCGCGACGTCGCCGCTGCCAATGCCTCCTATCTGATTGCCAATAATCTGGATGAAGCTCTGCCGATCATTGCAGCGGTCGGCGGCGTTCTCAAGCAGCGGTTCGGCGCCTTCCTGCTGCTGGACGTCGATGAACTGGACCACGACACGTTGCTCACCGATGACGCGCCCTATCTGCCGCCGTTCGAGATCAGGATTGCCGCGACTGGTGAGCCAGCCGCCGAGGAGGCCGAGACGGCATTGGCCGATGGGGTCGACATCAGACAAGTCAAGTTCCGCACCCCCCACGTCGAGCGCTTTGCGCTGGAGACCGATTTCCAGGCGGCGAAGCTGGCTCAGCAAACCGGATTTTCGTTGGTCGCGGTGCGGTTTGCACCGATCTACAAACAGCCGGAATCCGGCACGATCTATCCCGATCTGCGCGAGCGACTGGTTGCCAACATCTTCGACGCCGGTCTGAAGGCCTTCGCCGCCTTTGTTTCGGCAACGCAGTGCCTGAAGATCACCACCCACCGCGCCCTCGGCCGCAAGGCCTTTGTCGATGCGGTGAGCCGGGCCGATCGCAGCATCGACGAGGTCGCCGCGAGCTTCGACTTTCTCCTGGCGGTCACGCCGATCAACGCCGACGCCGCCTGGCAGGAGTTCAAGGCAAGTAACTTCAAGCGCGCTCCGCGGTTTCTCTATCGGCCGCTGTCCGTGCAGGTCGAGGTAGAAAAGCGCAAGCTCTTCTCGGTCGCCTTCGACCGTTTCGAGGATCCGGTTCTCTATCACCTCTATCGCGAGAAGCAGCAGGAGCTTGATCTGCAGCTCTCGCTGATCTCGGCTCGCGAGACCAGCCGCTTCGTCGAATACAGCCGCGCGCTCTATGGTCCTGTCGAGACATCGCTGTACCGCAACGCCGCGGAAATCCTGGCTCAAACGGAGAACGTCGCCCATGATGGCGATGACGGCGAGACCGACACAGAGATCGCCGGCTGTCACGATGTCAAAATTGCCGCCCGGGCGATGATCGCCAGCTATCAGCGGCAATACGAAGGGTTCACCGCCGAGATCGAATTGCGCGACGACCTGCCGCCCGGCCTCCTGGTATCCGACGACCGCCTGCTCATTTCACGTGCCACCCGTGTGCCGAGGAGCCGGGTGCATGCGCTGCTCAGCCACGAAATCGGGGTACACCTGCTCACCTACTTCAACGGGTCGGCGCAAGGACTGCGGCTGTTCCGCTCGGGTCTTGCCGGCTATGAGGGCATGCAGGAGGGCCTCGCCGTGTTCTCCGAATACATGGCCGGCGGCATGACGGTCGCGCGGTTGCGCTTGGTCGCGGCCCGCGTCGTCGCTTGCTCGGCAATGCTGGAAGGGCGGCCGTTTGCCGAAACCTACAACATGCTGGTTGGCGAACACGGGTTCGGCCCGGCCGCCGCCTTCAACCTGACCTTGCGGCTCTACCGCGGCGGCGGGCTCGCCAAGGACGCCATCTATCTTCGCGGCCTACTCGAGCTTCTCAGTCACCTGAAATCCGGCGGCGCGCTCGATCCGT